The genomic window GGTCTCGGGCTGGGGCCGTACACCATCAGCAAGAAGAACAGGGAGGTTGTCGTCCTCTACAACTgcaccaagcagcagcagcaggtggCGCCGCCGGGGTTCAGCCGCACGGGTTGCGCCGACGAGTCCTTCTACCGCCTTGGTGGGGCGTATGGCGACCACCAGCGTGAACAAAGCGGGCTCCCTCCATCGTGTCGTGTCGCAGTGGTTCCGGTCCTTGGTTTCGCTGATGGCAGCGACTATGTCCCCAGCATGAGACAGGGGTTTCTTCTCGAGTGGTTGGTGGTGTCAGGCGATTGCACCAAGTGCGTGACAAGCGGCGGGCAGTGCAGCTATGCCAACGACGGCACCGGGTTTTCCTGCAATTGCTCCGACGGCGTGCGACCAATAGATTGCGGTGAGTTCGCCGAACTCGACTCTGCACCCTAGTTAATTCTTTCTTCTTTAAGACGAACGAAAGAGTAATTTCTAGGACGAACTAGGCATCACTTTTATTTACACACTGATGAAGCCATCGTTTGGCTTTTCGGTGACCCATCGTCACTGCAGTATCTTTTAGAGTAAATTTCAGTTTTTACCCTTCTACTTCGTAATTTTTTCGCTAATTAACCCACTTAGCAGCTTTTCATCCAGATTACTCCACTTAGACAATTTTTTGCTAGTTTGTGAAGAAGTCAAATCAAAGAATGGTCAAACATCGCAGCCGGTGGTTAAGCTTCTCCCCTAGTTCTTGAGTTGTTTTGGCCAAACTAGTGCAAGCTAGTATGTTAGGTGAGATTCCGCCGGTCCATTGCATTCTAGGCATATGCATGGCATTGAACTACACCTTCAGTATTTTTTTCCTAGATCACATTCTCTTTGAGTCAAGTCAATGGGTCACAATTTAAGAGTCGGTGTTTACTTATATACCCAATTGGTGCCATTGACTTTTTTCGTAAAGGATTATTACCGCGGCCTCTCCATAGAGCGATGCACACATCCATCTTTATTACATTATTCAACatctttcaaaataaataaatagatcaaCCCAAAGCCATCTTTCTGGCAAAAACTGTCGCCCTAACTACAAGATTGATGATGTGCCCTGACCGGGCGCCACGCACACCAAGAAATCCGGTGGCCTCACCAAGCCCTCCGCCGGCGAGCCGGGAGTACCAACCGGTCTAGCACACCCTCAGCATGCACCGCATGCGCACGCTGTAGAATCCGTCGCTGCCTTCTTCCGCAAACCCATCTTCAGGAGTAATTAATGTATCGATCTTGGCAGATCCTTCTGCCATTGACGCCAGCAGGACGCCGACTAGCGCATGCCTCCTACAAAGACCCATCGAACGGTATATCCACCGCCTAGACCCCACTCCATCTTGCCGCCAAGACTCGCTGTTGTCGATACTGTAGATGGCATGCCGCTCCACTTTGTGCCCAACCACCAAGCCAAACACTTGTCCCTCCAGCTAGTGTACAACCCCAAAGATGATGCCCCCATGGGGGTGACAACGCAGGAACCTCGCCATCATGCGATACTGAGAGCCTAAATCTCGGGTTTCCCCCGGGGCACACAAGAAACACAGATCGTCCCACAACGCCTTCAATGAGGTAACGACACCCGCTGGCACCACCGTTGTCAGTTCTGGCCGAGGGCGAACCAAGCTTTCGCTGGCAAATTCACGTTCATATCCGGCTGGACCACCAGATcgacctcctccatcatctagcaCACCCATGGGTGACATTAGCCACCGAGAAACTACACGACCGGAGCCGCCCCACCTCCCCGCCTGGGTGAACCATCGACGACAGAGGGGCCCTTATCGTTGCACCGCCGAAGCACATGTCCGGGACACCTGAGTGAATCTCCACCGCAACCACATCCCTAAGCCACGGCAAAGGAAGGCCCCGCCGCCGCAATCATCCCGTGTCTGGGCTTTGCCCCACGGAGCTCTGGCGGCAGCGAAGAGAGGGGCGGTGGCAGCTCGAAGCCCTAGCTCATATCGGAAGGGAGGGGAttgggagggaggcggcggctccATCAGTGGCATTGACTAGTAGACATTATTCATAGGCACCCGGTATGAGCAGTGGGAGGACCCCAATGTTCGGGTCCTCCCGACCAACTCTCCCCTTGGAAGATAGAGTACTCTAAATGCTGTATATCTTCATCGGTAAATAAAGTCTAGAATCAGGAGCACTTGGCCACTTGAAGTGGCCCACTTGCCTCAAGCCTCAGCTGCTTGCATTATAGTAAATTTCAGAACTTGATGCCCTCGCCGGCAGCTGTTTGCATTATTAAAACTTCCATAATATATACTTTCAAGTGGGTACCCAAAACTAGTGACAGAACAAGTAGCTCAGCCTAGTTTGATGGGAACAAAAAACTAGTGTGCTTCTTTTCTGATCAACCATCATTAGTTATGTTAATTTCAGAATTGCATAATTACATATTAATACGCTATTTCCAGATTTTCGACAAGTTGTGTTGTTGGTACATGATCTTGGGTAACATCAGTATTGATGTAAAATCAACTTTTGACTCTAGTGTCTTGGTGGGTCATCAGTTTGTGTTGTTAGATCAGTCTGTGACATTAAAATAAGATTGCCAGAGCTATACTCCACTTAGTTTGCCAGTGCTCAGAATGAGTGTCTTCATGATAACAAGTTACATATACAGGATGGTAACTGGCAGAGTAGGATTTTCCAAAATTATGTGGGCATATAACTTGCTGTAGTATTGTATCAAACTAGTATTGAAACGAAGTGGGATATGCAGTCAATTCTCTTTACAGTATTGCGTACAACATTTTTTTATGTGTTTATGTATTGAGCCTGTTAATTATTATTTTTGTAAAAAACAATATAATATATTTGATGTCATTGATTTTTAAACTAAATAATATTGTGTGATATTCCAGGTAGCAAGAGAGTTGGCACAAAGATTCTCCTAATAGGTATGCTAGCAGTTGCATCATATTTTCACATGTTATCATTTAAATGTCAATAGTTCCTAAACCATGATTTCTAAGATACCTATTTTTCTGTTAAGAAAGATACATATTTTCTTAAGTTTGACTATATAATTCGACTGGAACAAATACACTCAGTTTGTGCATAATAAAAGTCAACTAGGATCAATAACCTACATCTTCAACAAAAAAAAATCCTACTTTTGCCGCCTTGTACTCTTTCAACCTTTTCAACCCATTCCTATAACCCGTTGGATCCTGGGTGGTGAAGCTCCTCATTGCGGGGACAGTGCTTAGTTGAGCGTCAGAGATTCTGGAGCACGTGTTGTTAGCCTTGAAAACCAGCACCATTAGCAACCTCTTCCTCCTGGAGCCGTCCGACCCAGCGCGCTCTTAGACGAACAGCAGTGGCCTTGGGATGGCGTCATACATCATGGCAGGAGAGGAGGGATATGCAGATCAGAGTGGTATAGCTCCCAGTGGGGATGGCCAGGAGGTGACCTCTTGGACGGCTTTGGGTGTTTGTAGAGCTCCTGATCAAGCAGGAAGTGGAGCAGCCGTACAGAAGATGAGAAGAGCATAGTGTCCCAAATTGGGAGTTGTATGTAGAAATAGGGACAAGGTAGAGAGAGGAAAGAGCAACCTGATTGGTGAGGTCCAAGTCCATGTGTAACAAACACCACGTAAGCGGCCCCTTAGGAACCTAAGTAGGAGGTCTGGTACTGACTGTCTGGTAGACTGGAAAGATTATAACAGAACTTGTGGTTTTGTGAAAAAAAGAGTTGAAAGCATGTGGTCATGTGAAACCATAACCATAGAACCAATTAACTTCAATTTAAATCATTCGATGTTCTTAGAGCTCTAAATATCCATATTATAACACCTGGTACATCTACTTTTTCAATCTCAGCTTTGACATCAGCAGCTGCAGCGCTACTCTTTGCATGTATTTATGTGCTGATATGGTATATGACGGGGAAAAGGAACTGGTTTCTCCTCTCGAAAAAGAATAGCAGCACCACTGAAAGGCATTACGAGGCCATGATAATATCTTATGGATCCCTTGCTCCAAAGAGATTCACTTACTCAGAAGTAATGAAGATAACGTCTTCTCGCAATAAGCAGCTTGGTAAAGGTGGTTATGGTGTGGTcttcgaaggaaagctacatgatgGTCGTCTTGTTGCTGTGAAATTCTTGCATGATTGCAAAGGAAATGGGGAAGAGTTTGTTAATGAGGTTATGAGCATTGGTAGGACCTCTCATGTGAATATTGTTAGCCTGTTTGGATTTTGTTTGGAGGGATCAAAACGAGCTCTTATATATGAGTACATGTGCAATGGTTCTCTGGATAGATACATTTACTCAGAGAATCCAAAAGAAATTTTAGGATGGGAGAGGCTCTATGCAATAGCTACCGGGATAGCTCGTGCACTGGAATATTTGCACCATAGCTGTAATACACGGATCGTCCATTTTGACATTAAGCCTCAAAATATCCTTCTAGATCAGGATTTTTGCCCAAAAATTGCTGATTTTGGTCTTGCTAAACTGTGCGGTACCAAGGAGAGCAAGCTTTCAATGGTTGGTGCTAGAGGAACAATTGGATTCATTGCTCCAGAAGTTCACTCACGAAACTTCGGACTTGTTTCAACAAAGTCAGATGTTTATAGTTATGGAATGATGTTGCTAGAGATTGTTGGAGGAAGGAAAAATGTGAAATCATTGGCAGAAAAATCCAGCGAAAAGTATTTCCCAGATTGGATTTATGACCACTTTGCTCAAGATGATGGATTAGAAGCATGTGAAGTTACAAGTGACATTGAGGAAATTGCAAGAAAGATGACCTTGATTGGCTTGTGGTGCATACAAGTATTACCTGCGTATCGCCCTACTATAACAAAAGTTCTAGAAATGTTTGACAGAAGCTTAGATGATATGGCCATGCCACCGAAGCAGAACTTCAATGGACTACTGTAAGATGCTTCTACATCTGTTTGTGTTCCTTTTTTGGTGAAGTTGTTTTTTCTTTTAATACTTTCTGTAACTTGACCTACTTGCTTATCCCTAATTCCAGCGAAAATGCAGCTCATAATATGAATGTAGAAAGTGCAAGCTCTATGACATCCGAGGAGATAAGGCTTGTGAATTCAGGAAATACACAACAATTTCCAACTCTTTGAGAAGGTAACCTGTAGCAGAGTATGTTTAGAAACTGAACAGGCTCAACTAAGTTTGACTTGTATGATAA from Triticum aestivum cultivar Chinese Spring chromosome 3B, IWGSC CS RefSeq v2.1, whole genome shotgun sequence includes these protein-coding regions:
- the LOC123064603 gene encoding LOW QUALITY PROTEIN: LEAF RUST 10 DISEASE-RESISTANCEUS RECEPTOR-LIKE PROTEIN KINASE-like 2.1 (The sequence of the model RefSeq protein was modified relative to this genomic sequence to represent the inferred CDS: inserted 2 bases in 1 codon; substituted 1 base at 1 genomic stop codon), with product MASYIMAGEEGYADQSGIAPSGDGQEVTSWTALGVCRAPDQAGSXEQPYRRXEEHSVPNWELYVEIGTRALNIHIITPGTSTFSISALTSAAAALLFACIYVLIWYMTGKRNWFLLSKKNSSTTERHYEAMIISYGSLAPKRFTYSEVMKITSSRNKQLGKGGYGVVFEGKLHDGRLVAVKFLHDCKGNGEEFVNEVMSIGRTSHVNIVSLFGFCLEGSKRALIYEYMCNGSLDRYIYSENPKEILGWERLYAIATGIARALEYLHHSCNTRIVHFDIKPQNILLDQDFCPKIADFGLAKLCGTKESKLSMVGARGTIGFIAPEVHSRNFGLVSTKSDVYSYGMMLLEIVGGRKNVKSLAEKSSEKYFPDWIYDHFAQDDGLEACEVTSDIEEIARKMTLIGLWCIQVLPAYRPTITKVLEMFDRSLDDMAMPPKQNFNGLLENAAHNMNVESASSMTSEEIRLVNSGNTQQFPTL
- the LOC123067237 gene encoding LEAF RUST 10 DISEASE-RESISTANCEUS RECEPTOR-LIKE PROTEIN KINASE-like 1.2 codes for the protein MIIPLLVLLLAFVLRLHPVASTEDLATCSPNACGNLIVAYPFWLEDEGQPPCGSPSFQINCNGGQAFLSRSLFGGYQVLEIFTENSSFIAVDNNLPLDDGCPPWWFNISLGLGLGPYTISKKNREVVVLYNCTKQQQQVAPPGFSRTGCADESFYRLGGAYGDHQREQSGLPPSCRVAVVPVLGFADGSDYVPSMRQGFLLEWLVVSGDCTKCVTSGGQCSYANDGTGFSCNCSDGVRPIDCGEFAELDSAP